The following proteins come from a genomic window of Methanosarcina sp. MTP4:
- a CDS encoding FeoA family protein, protein MKTKSALISPVESFRMKTGNTPLSSMEPAKRGKISHLETKNPGILQKLMAMGVLPGMPVTLLRRTPSFLFEVDQTRYAVDREIADHIFVSC, encoded by the coding sequence ATGAAAACTAAAAGTGCACTTATTTCCCCCGTGGAAAGTTTCAGGATGAAAACCGGAAACACCCCTCTCTCCTCAATGGAACCTGCAAAAAGAGGCAAAATCTCCCACCTGGAAACGAAAAACCCGGGAATTTTGCAAAAACTGATGGCAATGGGAGTCCTGCCCGGAATGCCCGTAACCCTGCTCCGGCGCACGCCCTCTTTCCTCTTTGAAGTAGACCAGACCCGGTACGCCGTGGACAGGGAAATAGCGGACCATATTTTTGTAAGCTGCTGA
- a CDS encoding DUF1786 domain-containing protein — protein sequence MRILAADIGTGTQDILLFDSEKEMENSLLMVMPSPTQVIAEKVMEATQTGKDIVFTGTIMGGGPSGRAVKAHLQAGFLVYATERAALTIHDNLEKVKAFGVRIVSEEEAKELTASGSAVEIVMRDFDPEAVSKALSGFGVTVPEKLAVAVQDHGNAPDKSNRVYRFELFREFIEKGGELECFVYMAEEIPPAFTRMKAQADSLLKTTLRAEGAPEIKAVFMDTGPAAIFGALTDPVARQPSIVVNIGNGHTLGALVLENRITALFEHHSSRMNPEKLQDYIIRLADGSLGFDEVFEDGGHGAYIKEATGFSSVRSVVVTGPKRGMLEKLPEKEIRPEILEKLHFAAPFGSMMLSGCFGLLAGFFKKYPETSIKLINP from the coding sequence ATGCGTATACTTGCAGCGGACATAGGAACGGGAACGCAGGACATCCTGCTTTTCGATTCCGAAAAAGAGATGGAAAACAGCCTGCTCATGGTCATGCCCTCCCCGACACAGGTCATTGCGGAAAAAGTTATGGAAGCAACGCAAACCGGAAAGGACATAGTATTTACCGGGACCATCATGGGCGGAGGGCCTTCGGGAAGGGCTGTAAAGGCTCACCTGCAGGCAGGTTTTCTGGTATATGCAACAGAGAGGGCTGCCCTGACGATCCACGACAACCTTGAGAAAGTGAAAGCTTTCGGGGTCCGGATAGTTTCCGAAGAGGAGGCAAAAGAACTCACCGCCTCCGGGAGTGCTGTAGAAATCGTCATGCGGGATTTTGACCCTGAAGCGGTCTCGAAAGCCCTGTCAGGCTTTGGGGTTACGGTTCCGGAAAAACTCGCAGTGGCAGTGCAGGACCACGGGAACGCCCCTGATAAAAGTAACAGGGTGTACCGCTTTGAACTGTTCAGGGAATTCATCGAGAAGGGAGGGGAACTTGAGTGCTTCGTGTACATGGCAGAGGAAATCCCACCGGCCTTCACCCGCATGAAAGCCCAGGCTGACTCCCTCTTGAAAACAACCCTGAGAGCAGAGGGTGCCCCGGAAATTAAGGCTGTATTCATGGACACCGGGCCTGCAGCGATTTTTGGGGCACTCACGGACCCTGTAGCCAGGCAGCCCTCAATTGTGGTGAACATCGGAAACGGACACACTCTCGGAGCCCTCGTGCTTGAGAACAGGATTACTGCCCTCTTCGAACACCACAGTTCCCGCATGAACCCTGAAAAATTGCAGGATTACATAATCAGGCTTGCCGATGGGAGCCTTGGTTTTGACGAGGTCTTTGAAGATGGGGGGCACGGAGCGTACATAAAGGAAGCCACGGGCTTTTCCAGCGTCCGTTCGGTCGTGGTTACGGGGCCGAAGCGGGGAATGCTCGAAAAACTTCCCGAAAAAGAAATCCGGCCTGAGATTCTGGAAAAGCTGCATTTTGCAGCACCTTTCGGGAGCATGATGCTCTCGGGCTGTTTCGGGTTACTTGCAGGATTTTTTAAGAAATACCCGGAAACATCAATAAAACTTATAAACCCCTAA
- a CDS encoding 50S ribosomal protein L16, with amino-acid sequence MVRKPASMYRNVKQRSFTRRKYMGGVPGSQVIHYDMGNKSNTDFPVRISLVSEEKCQIRHTALEAARITANRHLVSAVGRLGYYMKLRVYPHEVLRENKQATGAGADRVSSGMRGAYGKNVGTAARVSSMQKIFTVAVEKENFEAAKDALWHAGQKLPTPVRIVVDKGAELIQ; translated from the coding sequence ATGGTAAGAAAGCCAGCAAGTATGTACAGGAACGTAAAGCAGCGCTCCTTTACCAGAAGAAAGTACATGGGCGGTGTCCCCGGAAGTCAGGTTATTCACTACGACATGGGAAACAAGTCAAACACCGATTTCCCGGTAAGGATTTCCCTGGTCTCAGAAGAGAAATGCCAGATCAGGCACACTGCTCTTGAAGCAGCCCGTATCACTGCAAACAGGCACCTGGTCTCAGCAGTCGGAAGGCTGGGTTACTACATGAAGCTCCGGGTTTACCCCCACGAAGTACTCAGGGAAAACAAGCAGGCAACAGGCGCTGGTGCTGACCGTGTGTCCAGTGGAATGCGTGGAGCATACGGGAAGAACGTCGGGACCGCAGCAAGGGTAAGTTCCATGCAGAAGATCTTCACCGTGGCTGTGGAGAAGGAAAACTTCGAGGCCGCAAAAGACGCACTCTGGCATGCAGGCCAGAAACTTCCGACTCCTGTCAGGATCGTCGTCGACAAGGGCGCCGAACTGATCCAGTAA
- a CDS encoding translation initiation factor IF-2 subunit beta → MYDYEELLDRAIAKLPDIETTDARFVIPEPRTFSEGKATILDNFGNIADILNRDPDHLMKYLTRELGTAGKIEGSRAVFQGRFTRTQLADNIQAYVDEYVMCSECGRPDTQLVRVDRVLILKCSACGAHRPVKKRKITQTEVREAIEEGGVYEFRIDAVGSKGDGIAKVDRYTIFVPGASKGDVVKVKIKKISGNLAFSERA, encoded by the coding sequence ATGTATGATTACGAAGAGCTCCTGGACCGTGCGATTGCCAAGTTACCGGATATCGAGACCACCGACGCTCGATTCGTAATCCCCGAACCTAGAACCTTTTCCGAAGGTAAAGCCACGATCCTGGACAACTTTGGAAACATTGCCGATATCCTGAACCGGGACCCTGACCACCTTATGAAATACCTTACAAGGGAACTGGGAACCGCAGGAAAGATCGAAGGCTCCCGTGCAGTCTTCCAGGGCAGGTTCACAAGGACCCAGCTTGCGGATAACATCCAGGCTTACGTGGACGAGTACGTCATGTGCTCGGAATGCGGACGTCCTGACACCCAGCTCGTCCGGGTGGACCGGGTACTCATCCTGAAGTGTTCCGCATGCGGTGCCCACAGGCCTGTCAAAAAGAGAAAGATTACCCAGACCGAAGTAAGGGAAGCAATCGAGGAAGGGGGAGTCTACGAATTCAGGATCGATGCAGTGGGTTCCAAAGGCGACGGGATCGCAAAGGTGGACAGGTACACAATTTTCGTACCCGGTGCCTCAAAAGGCGATGTGGTCAAGGTAAAGATCAAGAAAATCAGCGGAAACCTCGCCTTCTCCGAGAGGGCTTGA
- a CDS encoding molybdenum cofactor biosynthesis protein B: MKGSTPEIHKRDTGKSYSFAIITISTSRAEKFGNVGSPEEAEDLSGKAMYDLLSASGHAVAFYRLVPDEEHAISGAVNSALSSPVDIVITSGGTGLTSGDVTIESISPLFEKDIPGFGELFRYKSLEEIGTAVILTRASAGVIRGKAVFCLPGSPNAVKLALSGIIVPEAGHIVRHVGE; this comes from the coding sequence ATGAAAGGATCAACACCCGAAATTCACAAAAGAGATACAGGAAAGTCTTATTCTTTCGCAATAATCACGATTTCGACTTCAAGAGCTGAAAAATTCGGAAACGTTGGGTCTCCTGAAGAGGCTGAGGACCTCTCCGGGAAGGCAATGTATGACCTCCTCAGTGCGAGTGGCCATGCCGTGGCTTTCTACAGGCTTGTCCCCGATGAGGAACACGCGATCTCAGGAGCCGTAAACTCCGCCCTTTCCAGCCCTGTAGACATCGTGATCACCAGCGGGGGTACGGGCCTGACCTCAGGAGACGTGACAATCGAATCCATCTCACCTCTTTTCGAAAAGGATATCCCTGGTTTCGGGGAACTTTTCAGGTACAAAAGTCTCGAAGAGATCGGGACTGCAGTTATCCTTACCCGGGCCTCTGCAGGGGTTATCCGGGGAAAAGCGGTATTCTGCCTCCCGGGTTCTCCCAATGCCGTGAAACTGGCTCTCTCAGGGATCATTGTCCCGGAAGCCGGACATATTGTCAGGCATGTGGGAGAATAA